One window of Hymenobacter sp. BRD128 genomic DNA carries:
- a CDS encoding BamA/TamA family outer membrane protein yields the protein MLLNSLLFSCSGLRYVPEGQKLYTGSKVTITSPTKLKNQSALQTELATLVRPKPNFSFLGMRPKLFFWHLGVGKAKGLKHFLADKFGEAPVLLSQVKAKQTRDLMVNRLQNRGYFHGAVTSEIKTKANTAQVDYTARPGQQYIIQEIHFPGRDTLIDKAIRGTQAASLLKAGDPYDLDVFTNERVRIDLALKNEGYYYFNPNYLLFQVDSTLQGKVNVYYKVKKDAPAKALRPYWLKTISLNTNYVLTDTTRRQPVLFEKYRYFPDESVFRARAITRAVFLYPDSLFRQKRRDQTLSRLMSLGTFRFVEIKFRPSAAGDSAGRARLDSDVLMTQLKKKSLRAELQLVSKSNGFTGPGLTVSFRNRSALRGAEQLIINGVASTETQTRAPAGAESRSNTGLISNEFGLNAQLIVPRLIAPDLPFLDPHLVNSDFQPRTNFGAGVRYVARTGYFSTTSYSANYGYSWKTKITNEQEIKLIDIEYNAFTSSPAFDSVLKAKPFLRQAYQSQFILASSYRYTYNQQVLENRRQQIFFQGMAEVSGNVANAISSATVGSKTATEKYTIAGQPFAQYAKFDLELREYYRISPNATSGNRIVGRLQIGVGLPYGNSAGGSLPYLRQYGIGGPNSIRAFAARQIGPGSYKPTGTDIVNSYYDQVGDLRLEGNIEYRQDLFPYVKGAVFLDAGNIWLVNNDPQRPGGQFVASQALKQLAVGTGVGLRIDVQFFVIRFDYAIPLRANYGTPDSKTGRLNLAIGYPF from the coding sequence TTGCTTCTCAATTCCCTGCTTTTCTCCTGCTCGGGCCTGCGCTACGTGCCCGAGGGCCAGAAGCTCTACACCGGCAGCAAGGTGACCATAACCTCGCCCACCAAGCTCAAAAACCAGTCGGCGCTGCAAACCGAGCTAGCCACGCTGGTGCGGCCCAAGCCCAATTTTTCGTTTCTGGGCATGCGGCCCAAGCTTTTTTTCTGGCACCTGGGCGTGGGCAAGGCAAAGGGCCTGAAGCACTTCCTGGCCGATAAGTTTGGCGAAGCTCCGGTGCTGCTGAGCCAAGTAAAAGCCAAACAAACCCGCGACCTGATGGTGAACCGCCTCCAGAACCGGGGCTACTTCCACGGGGCGGTGACGAGCGAAATAAAAACCAAGGCCAACACGGCCCAGGTAGACTACACGGCCCGCCCCGGCCAGCAGTATATCATCCAGGAAATTCATTTCCCGGGCCGCGATACGCTGATTGACAAGGCCATCCGGGGCACGCAGGCGGCTAGCCTGCTGAAAGCAGGCGACCCCTACGACCTCGACGTCTTCACCAACGAGCGGGTGCGCATCGACCTGGCTCTTAAGAACGAGGGCTACTATTACTTTAACCCCAATTACCTGCTCTTTCAAGTCGATAGCACGCTGCAAGGCAAGGTAAACGTGTATTATAAAGTGAAGAAGGATGCGCCAGCCAAGGCATTGCGGCCCTACTGGCTCAAAACCATCTCCTTGAATACCAACTACGTACTAACCGATACCACGCGTCGCCAGCCGGTACTATTCGAGAAGTACCGCTACTTTCCCGACGAGAGCGTGTTTCGGGCACGGGCCATTACGCGGGCCGTGTTTTTGTACCCCGACAGCCTGTTTCGGCAGAAGCGCCGCGACCAGACGCTCTCGCGCCTGATGAGCCTGGGCACGTTTCGCTTCGTCGAAATCAAGTTTCGGCCCTCGGCGGCCGGCGACTCAGCCGGCCGGGCGCGCCTCGACTCGGACGTACTCATGACCCAACTCAAGAAGAAAAGCCTGCGGGCCGAGCTACAGCTCGTGAGCAAGAGTAACGGCTTTACCGGGCCGGGCCTCACGGTGAGCTTTCGCAACCGCTCGGCCCTGCGCGGCGCCGAGCAGCTGATTATCAACGGCGTGGCTTCGACCGAAACGCAGACCCGCGCGCCGGCCGGCGCTGAGAGCCGCAGCAATACCGGCCTTATCTCCAACGAGTTTGGCTTGAACGCGCAACTTATTGTGCCGCGCCTCATTGCGCCTGACCTGCCTTTTCTGGACCCGCACTTGGTCAACTCTGATTTTCAGCCGCGCACCAACTTCGGCGCCGGCGTGCGCTACGTGGCGCGCACGGGTTATTTCAGCACCACCAGCTACTCGGCCAACTACGGCTACAGCTGGAAAACCAAAATCACTAACGAGCAGGAAATAAAGCTTATCGACATTGAGTATAATGCCTTCACGAGCTCGCCGGCATTCGACTCGGTGCTCAAGGCCAAGCCTTTTCTGCGCCAGGCTTATCAGTCGCAATTTATCCTGGCTAGCTCCTATCGCTACACCTACAACCAGCAAGTACTGGAAAACCGCCGCCAGCAGATTTTCTTCCAGGGCATGGCCGAGGTGAGCGGCAACGTCGCCAACGCCATCAGCAGCGCGACAGTAGGTAGCAAAACGGCCACCGAGAAATATACCATTGCGGGCCAGCCGTTTGCGCAGTACGCCAAGTTTGACCTGGAGCTGCGCGAGTACTACCGCATCAGTCCCAACGCTACTTCGGGCAACCGCATTGTGGGGCGCCTGCAGATTGGCGTGGGCCTGCCCTACGGCAACTCAGCGGGCGGCTCGCTGCCGTATCTGCGGCAGTACGGCATTGGTGGCCCCAACTCTATCCGGGCCTTCGCGGCGCGCCAGATTGGGCCGGGCTCGTACAAGCCCACCGGCACCGACATCGTAAACAGCTACTACGACCAGGTGGGCGACCTGCGCCTGGAAGGCAACATCGAATACCGCCAGGATTTATTTCCCTACGTGAAGGGCGCCGTGTTTCTGGATGCGGGCAACATCTGGCTTGTTAACAACGACCCCCAGCGGCCGGGCGGCCAGTTCGTGGCTAGCCAGGCGCTGAAGCAGCTAGCCGTGGGCACCGGCGTGGGCCTGCGCATCGACGTGCAGTTTTTCGTTATTCGCTTCGACTACGCTATTCCGCTGCGCGCCAACTACGGCACCCCCGACAGCAAAACAGGCCGCCTGAACCTGGCCATCGGCTACCCATTCTAA
- a CDS encoding translocation/assembly module TamB domain-containing protein: protein MFSLLVLGRFIQQNPFQTTAGEGVVASQLRGSVSQVLTDQLQNLTGKYLAGLGIDLGVTNQADYTSGSAQGRTDLNVAVRRQLLNNRLTVRLGTDVPLSGNTGTQATQGSSAASNFAGDVSLEYTLLADGRLRLRAFRQNSYEDIDGAIVRTGASLVFQRDYDNFKDLFAKVSRDVKKDSRQTRKQDKLDKDEQKRRDQHLTDSTAAANGAVRADSIKKK, encoded by the coding sequence GTGTTTTCACTGCTCGTGCTGGGCCGGTTTATTCAGCAAAACCCCTTCCAGACCACGGCTGGCGAGGGCGTAGTGGCTAGCCAGCTGCGCGGCTCGGTGAGCCAGGTGCTCACCGACCAGCTCCAGAATCTGACCGGCAAGTACCTAGCCGGCCTGGGCATCGACCTGGGCGTGACCAACCAGGCCGATTACACCAGCGGCTCGGCCCAGGGCCGCACCGACCTCAACGTGGCTGTGCGCCGCCAACTGCTGAATAACCGCCTTACCGTGCGGCTGGGCACCGACGTGCCGCTGAGCGGCAACACCGGCACCCAGGCTACCCAGGGCAGCAGCGCGGCCAGCAACTTTGCCGGCGATGTGAGCCTCGAATACACGCTGCTGGCCGATGGCCGCCTGCGCCTGCGTGCCTTCCGCCAGAACAGCTACGAAGACATCGACGGCGCCATCGTGCGCACGGGCGCCTCGCTGGTTTTCCAGCGCGACTACGACAATTTTAAGGACCTGTTCGCCAAGGTGAGCCGCGATGTGAAGAAAGACAGCCGCCAGACCCGCAAGCAGGACAAGCTGGATAAAGACGAGCAAAAACGCCGCGACCAGCACCTGACCGATTCGACAGCCGCCGCCAACGGGGCCGTGCGCGCGGATAGCATCAAGAAGAAATAG
- a CDS encoding translocation/assembly module TamB domain-containing protein — translation MSVYLRRFLYVVFGLIALVLLLVIGVVVYLQFPAGQDFVARRAEGYLRDKLKTEVRLGTFRTDFRHAINFDNVYLADQQRDTLLSVGHLGVSIDIFALLHKQVNIKDVELENGRVRLTRTEPDSVTNYDFIIKAFTSPTAPVDTTSSGLKYDIGKVHLATILFTQQDQVAGSDLRAKLGDLLVNMDEVNVDKSVYKVDNATLRHAAIRMEQTKTAPELADNKPTKPLALTFGLNKATLEDVAFTYKNGPSAQYIDTNIGLADVTAKNIDLIKEHIDLDKLTLKNTTFAYAQNKNVPVEQRVINPAKAVRKVNEAVQKATTAPLKWRVTLGQSDISQVAVNFDNFNDPKLKSRYPALDYSHLHFTDLVLNTRDLVFTENRTTVKIDDLAGKDISGFAITSARANAVYDSVEIKLDSLNLVTPNSHIRRSLGMRYKSLSAIAADLPNLGLSGDLRNTRLGFRDVLYLVPSLADTPPFTTGPNQSILLSGLVTGRLGDLLVRNLDFVGLRNTVVQARRAHIVGLPNVDSRLFVDLDIQRFNTTRADLLSILPKGTVPASISLPPSLSVSGTFTGRPTTLAFNTNLKLRSTYGNVAFSGKLGAKQANGQQPLVGTFAVQNFDAGKLLKDPTIGPITGTGRINATGNLQDPNTLVGKLTANVQSARYNGYTYHGVSTAVDIDRGKYTIAASSHSDPNLDLDLKAVVNLRDAKNPSYEVTSLNLRGANLTALGFYKGGNLQVKGDLAANLRGSSLNTINGTFSGNHIVIVKDKQPFALDSVQGRIVQNATRTAVDFNSNVAAINLDGNVHLGDLATELQKHINRYFHLDGVTPFRDPGANRQFTYSVRVKQPRLLTQFVTGLKRVSPFVLAGDYSRAAARLTAQTTIRFVRYQNYRLDSLRLNVGSDAQKLDYALRLARARQDSSLSLRRPSAIGFLADNKIHTRVAFLGDSSNRERLALAGTVEALEQHGRDAYQFEAAPEQIINYDTWTAGTGNYVRYNADGTIVANNLRLSNGSSALVVQSQNPAVNTSPLAVRFEQFNLGIVSRAIGQRDSTLGGTLNGEAVARGLGTKKQAFTANLTIKDLLYNKIILGDLALQASNPVADRYDVNARLTGGGGNDATLRGTYNTAPNATPLAFVLDVARLNVKTAEPFSAGQISQSTGFLSGQLNIAGTTSAPQVRGQLTTSPDASFVVPQLGAPFRLVSQPVTFDDKGIAFNNFTVLDSAGNKAVANGYLLTKNLIDYAFDLHVTTNKFLAVRSKRTEKNTLYYGRLVVDSDTRLTGPLSLIKINTVATVVDGSDLTVENPSADPSVVAREGIVQFVDLKLKPKPHLVALTEPDSVNTSSFGYDLTATITISDKTPFTFVVDPVSGDNLRVRAAGTLTTTLDPSGNLTLTGRLDVRRGKYKLSLYGLATREFIITNGSYIVWTGDPYNADINITASYRVKAAPADLLAAQGTLDPTASTVSRNLLPFNVLIKATDQLSKPTIGFDITQPASSTSSPVGPRWRPCSAICASLARLRSSASRCFHCSCWAGLFSKTPSRPRLARA, via the coding sequence GTGTCAGTTTATCTACGGCGCTTTCTGTACGTTGTCTTTGGGCTGATTGCGCTGGTTTTGCTGCTGGTAATTGGTGTTGTTGTGTACCTGCAGTTTCCAGCCGGTCAAGACTTTGTGGCGCGGCGGGCCGAAGGCTACCTGCGTGATAAGCTGAAAACCGAAGTGCGGCTCGGCACCTTCCGCACCGATTTTCGGCACGCCATCAACTTCGACAATGTATACCTGGCCGACCAGCAGCGCGATACGCTGCTGAGCGTGGGCCACCTGGGCGTGAGCATTGATATTTTTGCCCTGCTGCACAAGCAGGTGAATATCAAGGACGTGGAGCTGGAAAACGGCCGCGTGCGCCTGACGCGCACCGAACCCGACAGCGTTACCAACTACGACTTCATTATCAAGGCCTTCACCAGCCCCACGGCGCCGGTCGATACAACCAGTTCGGGGCTGAAGTATGACATTGGCAAGGTGCACCTGGCCACTATTCTGTTTACGCAGCAAGACCAGGTAGCTGGCTCCGACCTGCGCGCCAAGCTCGGCGACTTGCTCGTGAACATGGACGAGGTGAATGTGGATAAGTCGGTGTACAAGGTGGATAACGCGACGCTGCGCCACGCCGCTATCCGCATGGAGCAAACCAAAACCGCGCCCGAGCTGGCGGACAACAAACCCACCAAGCCGCTAGCCCTGACATTTGGCCTGAATAAGGCGACGCTGGAAGACGTGGCCTTTACTTATAAGAATGGCCCCTCGGCGCAGTATATCGACACCAATATTGGGCTAGCCGATGTCACGGCCAAAAACATCGACCTGATAAAGGAGCACATCGACCTTGATAAGCTGACGCTGAAAAACACCACCTTCGCTTACGCGCAGAATAAGAATGTGCCGGTGGAACAGCGCGTTATCAATCCCGCCAAAGCCGTGCGCAAGGTGAACGAGGCCGTGCAAAAAGCCACCACCGCGCCTTTGAAATGGCGCGTCACGCTGGGTCAGTCCGACATCAGCCAGGTGGCGGTGAACTTCGACAACTTCAACGACCCCAAGCTGAAAAGCCGCTACCCGGCGCTCGACTACAGCCACCTGCATTTCACTGATTTGGTGCTGAATACGCGCGACCTGGTGTTTACCGAGAACCGTACCACCGTGAAGATTGACGACCTGGCGGGTAAGGACATAAGCGGCTTTGCTATTACCTCAGCCAGGGCCAACGCGGTGTACGACTCGGTCGAAATCAAGCTGGACAGCCTCAACCTCGTGACGCCCAATTCGCACATCCGGCGCAGCCTGGGAATGCGGTATAAGAGCCTGAGCGCCATCGCCGCCGACCTGCCCAACCTGGGTTTGAGCGGTGATTTGCGCAATACCCGGCTAGGCTTCCGCGACGTGCTGTACCTGGTGCCGAGCCTGGCCGACACGCCGCCTTTCACCACCGGCCCCAACCAAAGTATTTTGCTCAGCGGGCTGGTAACAGGTCGGCTGGGCGACCTGCTGGTGCGCAACCTCGACTTTGTGGGGCTGCGCAACACGGTGGTGCAGGCGCGCCGGGCCCACATTGTGGGCCTGCCCAATGTGGATAGCCGCCTCTTTGTAGACCTTGATATTCAGCGCTTCAACACCACGCGCGCCGACTTGCTGAGCATACTACCCAAGGGCACGGTACCGGCCAGCATCAGCCTCCCCCCTAGCCTCTCGGTGAGCGGCACCTTCACCGGCCGGCCCACCACGCTGGCCTTCAATACCAACCTGAAGCTGCGCTCGACTTATGGCAACGTGGCCTTCTCGGGCAAGCTGGGGGCCAAGCAGGCCAATGGCCAGCAGCCGCTGGTGGGCACCTTCGCGGTGCAGAACTTCGACGCGGGCAAGCTCTTGAAAGACCCGACCATCGGACCGATTACCGGCACCGGGCGCATCAATGCGACGGGTAACTTGCAGGACCCTAACACGTTGGTGGGCAAGCTAACGGCCAATGTGCAAAGCGCCCGCTACAACGGCTACACCTACCACGGCGTGAGCACGGCCGTGGACATTGACCGGGGCAAGTACACCATTGCGGCCAGTAGCCACTCCGACCCCAACCTCGACCTCGACCTGAAGGCCGTGGTAAACCTGCGCGATGCGAAGAACCCCAGCTACGAGGTGACCTCGCTGAATCTGCGCGGAGCCAACCTCACGGCGCTGGGCTTCTACAAGGGCGGCAATTTGCAGGTGAAGGGCGACCTGGCAGCTAACCTGCGCGGGTCGAGCCTGAACACGATTAACGGCACGTTCAGCGGCAATCACATCGTGATTGTAAAGGATAAGCAGCCGTTTGCGCTCGACTCGGTGCAGGGCCGCATCGTGCAGAACGCTACGCGCACGGCGGTGGATTTCAACTCGAACGTGGCGGCTATCAACCTCGACGGCAACGTGCACCTGGGCGACTTGGCGACGGAGCTGCAAAAGCACATCAACCGCTATTTTCACCTCGATGGGGTGACGCCCTTCCGCGACCCTGGCGCCAACCGGCAGTTTACCTATTCCGTGCGCGTGAAGCAGCCCCGGCTGCTGACGCAGTTTGTGACGGGCCTGAAGCGGGTATCGCCCTTCGTGCTGGCCGGCGACTACAGCCGCGCGGCCGCCCGCCTCACGGCCCAGACCACTATCCGCTTTGTGCGCTACCAGAACTACCGGCTCGACTCGCTCCGGCTTAATGTGGGTTCGGACGCGCAAAAGCTCGACTACGCCCTGCGGCTAGCCCGCGCCCGGCAGGATAGCAGCCTCTCGCTGCGCCGCCCCAGCGCAATTGGCTTTCTGGCTGATAACAAGATACATACCCGCGTAGCTTTCCTCGGCGACAGCAGCAACCGCGAACGGCTAGCCCTGGCCGGCACCGTAGAAGCCCTGGAGCAGCACGGGCGCGACGCCTACCAGTTTGAGGCCGCACCCGAGCAGATTATCAACTACGATACCTGGACGGCCGGCACCGGCAACTACGTGCGTTACAACGCCGATGGCACCATCGTGGCTAATAACCTGCGCCTGAGCAACGGCTCGTCGGCGCTGGTGGTGCAGAGCCAGAACCCGGCCGTGAACACCTCGCCGCTGGCCGTGCGCTTCGAGCAGTTCAACCTGGGTATCGTGAGCCGGGCCATCGGGCAGCGCGACTCCACGCTGGGCGGCACGCTCAATGGCGAAGCCGTGGCGCGGGGCCTGGGCACCAAGAAGCAGGCTTTTACGGCTAATCTGACCATCAAAGACCTACTGTATAATAAGATTATTCTGGGCGACCTGGCTTTGCAGGCCAGCAATCCGGTGGCCGACCGCTACGACGTGAATGCCCGCCTCACCGGCGGCGGCGGCAACGATGCGACGCTGCGCGGCACCTACAACACGGCGCCCAATGCCACGCCGCTAGCCTTCGTGCTCGACGTAGCCCGGCTCAACGTGAAAACGGCCGAGCCGTTCTCGGCTGGGCAAATCAGCCAAAGCACGGGCTTTTTGAGTGGGCAGCTCAATATTGCGGGTACCACGAGCGCGCCGCAGGTGCGCGGCCAGCTTACCACCTCGCCCGATGCCAGCTTTGTGGTGCCGCAGCTAGGGGCGCCGTTCCGCCTGGTGAGCCAGCCCGTGACGTTTGATGATAAAGGCATCGCCTTCAACAACTTCACGGTGCTCGACTCGGCCGGCAACAAGGCGGTGGCTAACGGGTATTTGCTTACTAAAAATCTGATTGACTACGCCTTTGACCTGCACGTAACGACCAATAAGTTTTTGGCTGTGCGAAGCAAGCGCACGGAGAAAAATACGCTGTACTACGGCCGCCTGGTGGTAGACTCGGACACCCGCCTGACGGGGCCGCTGTCGCTCATTAAAATCAATACCGTGGCTACGGTGGTAGATGGCTCAGACCTGACGGTGGAAAACCCCTCGGCCGACCCCAGCGTGGTGGCCCGCGAAGGCATCGTGCAGTTTGTGGACCTCAAGCTCAAGCCCAAGCCCCACCTAGTGGCCCTCACCGAGCCCGACTCGGTGAATACCAGCAGCTTCGGCTACGACCTCACGGCGACCATTACAATTTCGGATAAGACGCCCTTCACCTTCGTTGTGGACCCGGTGAGCGGCGACAACCTGCGCGTGCGCGCTGCCGGCACGCTCACCACCACCCTCGACCCAAGCGGCAACCTTACGCTGACCGGCCGCCTCGATGTGCGCCGGGGCAAGTACAAGCTCTCGCTGTATGGCCTGGCCACGCGGGAATTCATCATCACCAACGGCTCGTATATCGTGTGGACCGGCGACCCCTACAACGCCGATATCAACATTACGGCCTCATACCGGGTGAAGGCCGCCCCGGCCGACCTGCTGGCCGCCCAAGGCACCCTCGACCCCACGGCCAGCACGGTATCGCGCAACCTACTGCCGTTTAATGTCTTGATTAAGGCCACGGACCAGCTCAGCAAGCCTACCATCGGGTTTGATATTACGCAGCCGGCCAGCTCGACCAGCAGCCCAGTGGGGCCGAGGTGGAGGCCGTGCTCGGCAATCTGCGCCAGCCTAGCCAGACTTCGGAGCTCAGCAAGCAGGTGTTTTCACTGCTCGTGCTGGGCCGGTTTATTCAGCAAAACCCCTTCCAGACCACGGCTGGCGAGGGCGTAG